CGCGACGAGGGCGTCCAGGGCGTCCCCGTCCCGGACGTGAAGCTCGCCACGGGCAAGAAGGTCACCGAGATTCTCGAGGAACACGGCGCGAGCGACGACCTCCCCGAGGACCTCCGGAACCTGATGGAACGCGCGGTGGGGCTGCGCGAACACATGGAGCGAAACCCCGGCGACGCACAGAACAAGCGGGCGCTCCAGAACACCGAATCGAAGATCCGACGCCTCGTCGATTACTACCGCGGCGACGAACTCGACGAGTCGTTCACCTACGAGTACGACGAAGCCAAGGAGCTACTGGAGTAACCGGATGTCGGCCGCCGGTCACTCGGAGGACGGACGCCCCCGCGCCGCGGCGGCGCTCGACGACGCCGATTTCGTTCGGCTCGTCGGGACCGCCGACGGCGACGCGGCCGCGGCCACCGGGCTCCTCGCCCGGGGGCTCGACGCCGCGGGCACGCCCTACCAGGTCAGCCTCGCGGCCGTCCCCGACCCTCCGGCGACCGACGCCGACTGCACCGTCGCCGTCGGCCACCCGACCGGCGACGTAACCGTCGAGGGCGAGTCGCTCGCCTTCGAGGCGGCGGCCGTCGTCGCCGGGTTCGCCCCCGACGCGGTCGACCCCGAGCTCGCGCTCGCCGGCGCGGTCTGTGCCGGCGTCGAGCCCTCGGGGCACCTCCTGGAGACGGCCGACCTCGAACGACGCCCCGGCGTTGCAGTCCCGACCGACGACCCGATCGAGGGGCTCGCCGCTTCGACGCTCGTTCACGCCCCCTTTTCGGGGGACGGCCGGGCCACGGAGGTCCTCGAGGGCCACGCCTCGGCTGGCCGCGAACTCGCTTCCGTCGTCGCGCTGTCGGCGATCGAGGACGCGCCGCCGCGGGCTGCCGAGGCGATCGAGCGCGCGCTCCGCCCGTACGTCACCGAACGGTTCGGGACGCTCGGCGGCTTCGCGGACGTCCTCGACGCGGTCGCCCGGGAGCGACCCGGCACCGGGATCGCCCTGGCGCTCGGCCACGGAGTCGAGTCGGCGGCGCTTGCGTCGTGGCGCACCCACGGCGAGCGGGCCCACGCAGCGCTCCGGGCGGCCGACACCGGCCGCTACGATGGCGTCTACGTCCTCCGGCTCGAAGGCGGCTCGCCGGCGTTTCTGGGCACGGTCGCCCGACTCGGCCTCTCGTATCGCTCGCCCGAACCGGTCGCGCTCGCGGTCACCGACGGCGCGGCGGCGGCGGCCGGCGAGGCGTCCGTCGCGAGCCCGATGCGGGCGGCCGCAGGGGCGCTCGATGGGCGGACGACGGCCCGAAACGGCCGCGGGGCGGCGACCTTCGACGGGACGGTCGCGGGCTTCACCGCGACGTTCAGGGAGGCCGTATGACCGACGCGACCCGGCGTGCGACCATCCGGACGGCTCACGACCGGCCCCGGGTGGTCGCCGAGGCGATCGCGCCGGACAACACAGAGGAGGTCTCGACGCGCGTCGAGACCGCCGACGGCCCCGAGGACGGCTCCGGGGTCGTCGTGACGACGATCGAGCGGGACGGGACCGGCGGCCTCCGGACGACGGTCGACGACTACGTTTCGAACCTCACAGTCGCACAGCGAATAACCGACACTACAACCCAATCATGAGCGAACGTTCAGTATCCAAGCGGAAACAGGAGAAGCGATGGTACACCGTGATGGCCCCGGAGATGTTCGACCGGGCCGAACTCGGCGAGACGCCCGCGGACGAGCCCGAACAGGTCTACGACCGCACCATCCAGACGACCCTCGGGGAACTGCAGAACGACCCGAGCGAGAACAACACGAAGCTGACCTTCCAGATCACGGACGTCGGCAGCGACACCGCCTACAGCGAGTTCATCCAACACGAACTCACCCGTGACTACCTGCGCAGCCTCACCCGCCGCGGCACCTCGAAGGTCGACGCCTTCATCACCGTGTTGACGACCGACGACTACCGCGTGCAGGTCCAGCCCGTCGCCTACACGACGAAGAGCGCAGACCACAGCCAAGAACACGCCATCCGGCGGACGATGATCGACCTCGTCGAGGAGGCCGCCGCCGACCGAACCTTCGAGGGACTGATCGACAGCATCGTCGAGGGGCGGCTCTCCTCGGCGATCTACGCCGAGGCGAAGACGATCTACCCGCTCCGGCGCGTCGAGGTTCAAAAGACCCGCGTCGAGGCCAAACCCGAAGAGGTCGCCGCCGAGGAGGAGGCGACCGTCGACATCGACGAGGACGCCTAGCCCGCTTTCGACCCCGACGTTTCTTCGATCCCCGCCGGGAGCGACAGCGCCGCCCCCGGGACGTTTCCCGACGCCCGACCCCGATAACTGATATGCGGCCGCCACCACGTCGGCGTATGCTCATCACGCTCGAGGGGATCGACGGGGGCGGAAAGACGACCGTCGCCGGGGCGCTCGAGGACGAACTTCCCGCCGACAGGGCGGTTTTTACCCGCGAGCCGACCGACTCGTGGTACGGCGACTCGGTCGGGCGGTCGATCGACGACGACGACGCGGACCCGCTGGCGGAGCTGTTTTTATACACGGCCGACCACGCGGATCACCTCTCTCGAGTCGTCCGGCCCGCCCTCGAGGCCGGGCGGGTCGTCGTCTCGGACCGGTACGCCGATTCGAGGTACGCCTACCAGGGCGCGACGCTGGCCGGGACGGTCGACTCGCCGATGCAGTATATAAAGTCGGTACACGAACCGTTCACCCGGCCGCCCGACGCGACGCTGTATCTCGACCTCCCGGCCGAACTCGGGGCCGAGCGGGCGGGCGCGACGAACAAGTTCGAGACCGAGGCGTATTTAAAAGACGTACGGAGGAACTACGAGCGC
The genomic region above belongs to Natronomonas moolapensis 8.8.11 and contains:
- a CDS encoding 30S ribosomal protein S15 codes for the protein MARMHSRRRGSSGSDRPTATEPPEWSEVDEAAIEERVVELAEAGHDPSVIGLKLRDEGVQGVPVPDVKLATGKKVTEILEEHGASDDLPEDLRNLMERAVGLREHMERNPGDAQNKRALQNTESKIRRLVDYYRGDELDESFTYEYDEAKELLE
- the tmk gene encoding dTMP kinase; protein product: MLITLEGIDGGGKTTVAGALEDELPADRAVFTREPTDSWYGDSVGRSIDDDDADPLAELFLYTADHADHLSRVVRPALEAGRVVVSDRYADSRYAYQGATLAGTVDSPMQYIKSVHEPFTRPPDATLYLDLPAELGAERAGATNKFETEAYLKDVRRNYERLIEADPDRFHRIDATRSREAVVAEARAIVSELL
- a CDS encoding KEOPS complex subunit Pcc1 gives rise to the protein MTDATRRATIRTAHDRPRVVAEAIAPDNTEEVSTRVETADGPEDGSGVVVTTIERDGTGGLRTTVDDYVSNLTVAQRITDTTTQS
- a CDS encoding 30S ribosomal protein S3ae; translated protein: MSERSVSKRKQEKRWYTVMAPEMFDRAELGETPADEPEQVYDRTIQTTLGELQNDPSENNTKLTFQITDVGSDTAYSEFIQHELTRDYLRSLTRRGTSKVDAFITVLTTDDYRVQVQPVAYTTKSADHSQEHAIRRTMIDLVEEAAADRTFEGLIDSIVEGRLSSAIYAEAKTIYPLRRVEVQKTRVEAKPEEVAAEEEATVDIDEDA